From one Streptomyces sp. NBC_01478 genomic stretch:
- a CDS encoding alpha/beta fold hydrolase has translation MRDGPPRGHEPVRDVGAVLAARGVDRALVVGWSYGAFVAAHRAGRNPDRTLGAVLVDGAQPHDWLDEAMERRIRKTFRRLNLFMPLLRPTGLTPRMNAGQMADSNIELGRIARERELGPVLDSITVPARYVVASEASLGSKGDEQERIRAGLDGVVARNANIKISAKVASNHDAILKKDAPAVGLVPVPLSGTRRVAGAVRGR, from the coding sequence TTGCGTGACGGACCGCCCCGAGGCCACGAACCGGTCCGGGATGTCGGCGCCGTCCTCGCGGCCCGGGGTGTGGACCGGGCGCTGGTGGTGGGCTGGTCCTACGGGGCGTTCGTCGCGGCGCACCGGGCCGGCCGCAACCCGGACCGCACCCTGGGCGCGGTCCTGGTCGACGGCGCGCAGCCGCACGACTGGCTGGACGAGGCCATGGAGCGGCGGATCCGGAAGACGTTCCGGCGGTTGAACCTGTTCATGCCGCTGCTGCGACCGACGGGCCTGACCCCGCGGATGAACGCCGGACAGATGGCGGACAGCAACATCGAGCTCGGCAGGATCGCCCGCGAGCGCGAGTTGGGCCCCGTCCTGGACAGCATCACCGTCCCGGCGCGATACGTGGTCGCTTCGGAGGCCTCCCTCGGAAGCAAGGGCGACGAGCAGGAACGGATCCGCGCCGGCCTCGACGGGGTGGTCGCCCGCAACGCGAACATCAAAATCAGCGCGAAGGTCGCCAGCAATCACGACGCGATCCTCAAGAAGGACGCCCCGGCTGTCGGCCTTGTCCCCGTGCCCCTCAGCGGAACTCGGCGAGTCGCGGGCGCAGTCCGAGGGCGGTGA
- a CDS encoding outer membrane protein assembly factor BamB family protein: MAAVLALLATGTVLMLRGGDDSTRSDGRTSATSPPPTPTPTTINGRQLLNVDPPKPKDASDYIQTPGAWLTSRAYATGAEKAVTGYNPTTGKRAWTVPLSGGLCGASRNVTSAGLVAVVFHATEDTVKSHCTRFAVIDVNKGVKVWEKPITDESVSLGLGLNVAISDTVAAAGWPGGSAAYDTSTGAPAWTAPADGCTQEEHLGGEELLTLSYCKTSAGMKFRIGERDPGTGKATWRYEVPKAKGAWLVSSEPLVLGLLQNDDGLDADQLVTVSDEGKVQSTIPLGDDYVAGCGEAGGCGATVVSGDTAYLGSDPHNYSAGNRITAFDLTTGKAIRSFPAPDDSTLVPARAEGKALVAVQEAEPTTPARVLRLDPATGKSTTLMEMPNELSLNSTLHSLISKDVKEPMLYGDGRFFLHTGSGYYVSEASPDPMTLAFTTW; the protein is encoded by the coding sequence GTGGCCGCCGTCCTGGCCCTCCTCGCCACCGGCACGGTCCTCATGCTCCGCGGCGGCGACGACTCCACGCGCTCGGACGGCAGGACGAGCGCCACCTCCCCGCCCCCCACGCCCACCCCGACCACCATCAACGGCCGGCAGCTCCTGAACGTAGACCCGCCCAAGCCGAAGGACGCCAGCGACTACATCCAGACTCCCGGAGCCTGGCTCACCTCCCGCGCCTACGCCACCGGCGCCGAGAAGGCCGTCACCGGCTACAACCCGACCACCGGCAAGCGCGCCTGGACCGTCCCGCTCTCCGGCGGGCTCTGCGGGGCCTCCCGCAACGTGACCTCCGCCGGTCTCGTCGCCGTCGTGTTCCACGCGACCGAGGACACCGTCAAGAGTCACTGCACGCGGTTCGCGGTGATCGACGTGAACAAGGGCGTCAAGGTGTGGGAGAAGCCGATCACCGACGAGAGCGTCAGCCTCGGGCTCGGGCTGAACGTCGCGATCAGCGACACCGTCGCGGCGGCCGGTTGGCCCGGCGGGTCCGCCGCCTACGACACCTCCACCGGCGCCCCCGCGTGGACCGCCCCGGCCGACGGCTGTACCCAGGAGGAGCACCTCGGCGGTGAGGAACTCCTCACCCTGTCCTACTGCAAGACCTCCGCCGGCATGAAGTTCCGCATTGGCGAGCGCGATCCGGGCACCGGCAAAGCGACGTGGCGGTACGAGGTGCCGAAGGCCAAGGGCGCCTGGCTGGTGTCCAGTGAGCCGCTCGTGCTCGGCCTGCTCCAGAACGACGACGGCCTGGACGCCGACCAGTTGGTCACCGTCTCCGACGAGGGCAAGGTGCAATCCACCATCCCACTCGGCGACGACTACGTCGCGGGGTGCGGTGAGGCCGGCGGCTGCGGCGCCACGGTCGTGAGCGGCGACACCGCCTACCTCGGCAGCGACCCCCACAACTACTCCGCGGGTAACCGGATCACCGCTTTCGACCTGACCACCGGCAAGGCCATCCGCAGCTTCCCGGCCCCGGACGACTCGACCCTCGTTCCGGCGCGCGCCGAAGGCAAGGCCCTCGTCGCCGTACAGGAGGCCGAACCCACCACCCCCGCCCGGGTCCTGCGCCTGGACCCCGCCACCGGCAAGAGCACCACGTTGATGGAGATGCCCAACGAGCTGTCGCTCAACAGCACGCTGCACTCGTTGATCAGCAAGGATGTCAAGGAGCCCATGCTGTACGGCGACGGGCGGTTCTTCCTGCACACGGGCAGCGGCTACTACGTGAGCGAGGCAAGCCCCGATCCGATGACGCTCGCTTTCACGACCTGGTAG